One Sphingomonas endolithica DNA segment encodes these proteins:
- a CDS encoding LysR substrate-binding domain-containing protein, protein MDAKPSGGADRARALALFAAVVEQGSFSAAARMLEMSPSAVSRALDRIEGRLGVRLLLRSTRALSLTAEGQLYLQAARRILADLDDAEQEIADRGVPRGRLRVSAALSHGRLCIVPLLGEFASLYPHILVDFALTDAVVDIAGGEADVAIRFGRLADSALTARKLGETGRIIVASPDYLAVNGMPQTPEDLHRFNCLNFNFRRVEPVWPFRRDGQDFALSVKGNIEANNGETLGQLAAAGVGVARVGRFSVAPELADGRLVPILEAFNPGDVELIHAVFVAGASTPTRVRVFVDFLAARLR, encoded by the coding sequence ATGGACGCAAAGCCGAGTGGTGGAGCCGATCGCGCGCGGGCGCTTGCGCTGTTCGCGGCAGTGGTGGAGCAGGGCAGCTTCTCCGCCGCGGCGCGGATGCTCGAGATGAGCCCCTCGGCGGTGAGCCGTGCGTTAGACCGGATCGAGGGGCGGCTTGGCGTGCGCCTGTTGCTGCGCTCCACCCGCGCGCTGTCGCTCACCGCCGAGGGCCAGCTTTATCTGCAGGCCGCGCGCCGTATTCTCGCCGATCTGGACGACGCGGAACAGGAGATTGCCGATCGCGGCGTGCCGCGCGGGCGGCTGCGGGTCAGCGCCGCGCTGTCGCATGGCCGTCTCTGCATCGTCCCGCTATTGGGTGAGTTCGCTTCGCTTTATCCGCATATTCTGGTCGATTTCGCGCTGACCGACGCAGTGGTCGATATCGCGGGCGGGGAGGCGGATGTCGCCATCCGCTTCGGGCGGCTGGCCGATAGCGCACTTACGGCCCGCAAGCTGGGCGAAACCGGTCGGATCATCGTCGCATCGCCCGACTATCTCGCGGTCAACGGTATGCCGCAAACGCCAGAGGACCTGCACCGCTTCAACTGCCTCAACTTCAACTTTCGCCGGGTCGAGCCGGTGTGGCCGTTTCGCCGCGATGGACAGGACTTTGCATTGTCGGTGAAAGGCAACATCGAGGCGAATAACGGCGAGACGCTCGGTCAACTCGCCGCCGCTGGCGTGGGCGTCGCACGGGTGGGCAGGTTCAGCGTCGCGCCAGAGCTGGCGGACGGCCGGCTGGTTCCGATCCTGGAGGCGTTCAATCCCGGTGATGTCGAGCTGATCCACGCGGTGTTCGTCGCCGGCGCCAGCACGCCGACGCGGGTGCGGGTCTTCGTGGATTTCCTGGCGGCCCGTCTGCGCTGA
- a CDS encoding aldo/keto reductase translates to MDYRQLGSSGLRVPALSFGTGTFGGQGPLFSAWGRSDAAEARRLIDICLDAGVTLFDTADVYSGGASEKILGEAVRGRRDAVLISTKTGLPMGDGPQDWGTSRARLLHSVDDALARLGTDYIDLLQLHALDSHTPPEELMGTLDRLIAAGKVRYAGVSNYPGWQLMKAQAIADRHGWPRLVAHQVYYSLISRAYEADLMPLGADQVIGALVWSPLGWGRLTGKIGRDRPIPSGSRLHDTEQFAPPVEEESLYRVIDALEAVATETGKTVPQIAINWLLRRPTVSSVIIGARNEEQLRQNLGAVGWSLTAEQIAALDAASAVLPPYPHTPYRQQEGFARLDPALV, encoded by the coding sequence ATGGATTATCGCCAACTTGGATCCTCAGGCCTGCGGGTGCCTGCACTCAGCTTCGGCACCGGCACCTTCGGCGGCCAGGGACCGTTGTTCAGCGCTTGGGGGCGAAGCGATGCAGCCGAAGCGCGGCGGCTGATCGATATCTGCCTCGATGCCGGGGTGACGCTGTTCGATACAGCAGATGTCTATTCCGGCGGCGCGTCCGAGAAGATCCTGGGCGAAGCGGTCCGGGGCCGACGCGACGCTGTGCTGATCTCGACCAAGACGGGGTTGCCGATGGGCGACGGCCCGCAAGATTGGGGCACATCCCGTGCCCGGCTATTGCATTCGGTGGACGATGCGCTGGCGCGGCTCGGCACCGATTATATCGACCTGCTGCAACTCCACGCGCTGGATTCGCATACCCCGCCCGAAGAGCTGATGGGCACGCTCGACCGGCTGATCGCCGCTGGCAAGGTTCGCTATGCCGGGGTGTCCAACTATCCGGGCTGGCAACTGATGAAGGCGCAGGCGATCGCCGACCGCCATGGTTGGCCACGGCTCGTCGCGCACCAGGTGTATTACTCGCTGATCAGCCGTGCCTATGAGGCCGATCTGATGCCGCTCGGCGCCGATCAGGTCATCGGCGCGCTCGTCTGGAGTCCGCTCGGTTGGGGACGGCTGACCGGCAAGATCGGTCGCGATCGCCCGATCCCGTCCGGCAGCCGCCTGCACGACACCGAACAGTTTGCCCCGCCGGTCGAGGAAGAGTCACTCTACCGCGTGATCGACGCGCTCGAAGCGGTGGCAACTGAGACGGGCAAGACCGTGCCACAAATCGCCATCAACTGGTTGTTGCGACGGCCGACCGTCTCCTCGGTCATCATCGGCGCACGCAACGAAGAGCAATTGCGCCAGAACCTCGGCGCCGTCGGCTGGTCGCTGACGGCAGAGCAGATCGCGGCGCTCGATGCCGCAAGCGCGGTATTGCCACCCTATCCGCATACCCCCTACCGCCAGCAGGAAGGCTTCGCCCGCCTCGATCCGGCGCTGGTTTGA
- a CDS encoding MFS transporter, giving the protein MKLNLGLFALSVGAFGIGVTEFAPMGLLPVIATDLGVSIPAAGLLISAYALGVMMGAPLMTLTTGRVPRRLLLIGLAGIFTIGNLLAAVSHSYAMLMAARILTSFNHGAFFGVGSIVAASLVPPQRRASAVAAMFMGLTIANVVGVPLATWAGEHLGWRVSFWGIAGLGVVTMIALRLTLPPLPAPTDGNAMAELRVLTRGKVLGALALTVLGSSAMFTVFTYITPILRETTHASLGFITAMLVLYGLGLTAGNWIGGKFADRSVDRTLIVTLASLSAILVAFALLMGHAAPTAVLVFLWGVASFALVPPLQVRVMTAAADAPNLASAVNIGAFNLGNAIGAALGGAVIADGLGYPAVAFAGAATSALGLAAIVLVSRRSATPVPA; this is encoded by the coding sequence ATGAAGCTTAATCTGGGGCTGTTCGCCCTCTCCGTCGGCGCGTTCGGCATCGGCGTCACCGAATTCGCGCCGATGGGGCTGTTACCGGTGATCGCTACGGATCTCGGCGTGTCGATCCCTGCGGCAGGCCTGCTCATCAGCGCCTATGCGCTCGGGGTGATGATGGGCGCGCCGCTGATGACGCTGACCACTGGCCGGGTGCCGCGGCGCTTGCTGCTGATCGGGCTCGCCGGCATCTTCACGATCGGCAATCTGCTTGCCGCAGTTTCGCACAGCTATGCCATGCTGATGGCGGCCCGCATCCTCACCTCCTTCAACCATGGCGCCTTTTTCGGCGTGGGATCGATCGTCGCTGCCAGCCTGGTGCCGCCGCAGCGCCGCGCCAGCGCGGTCGCCGCGATGTTCATGGGGCTGACGATCGCCAATGTCGTCGGCGTGCCGCTGGCGACCTGGGCTGGCGAGCATCTCGGCTGGCGCGTGTCGTTCTGGGGAATTGCCGGGCTCGGCGTGGTGACGATGATCGCGCTCCGGCTGACGCTGCCCCCGCTGCCGGCCCCCACCGATGGCAATGCGATGGCGGAGCTGCGCGTGCTGACGCGTGGCAAGGTGCTCGGCGCGCTGGCGCTCACCGTGCTGGGGTCGAGCGCGATGTTCACTGTCTTCACCTACATCACGCCGATCCTGCGCGAGACGACCCATGCCTCGCTCGGCTTCATCACCGCGATGCTGGTCCTTTATGGCCTTGGCCTGACCGCCGGCAACTGGATCGGCGGCAAGTTTGCCGATCGCTCGGTCGATCGCACCTTGATCGTGACGCTTGCATCGCTGTCGGCGATCCTGGTTGCCTTCGCATTGCTGATGGGTCACGCCGCGCCGACCGCGGTTTTGGTATTCCTATGGGGTGTGGCCAGCTTCGCCTTGGTGCCACCGCTCCAGGTCCGCGTCATGACTGCTGCCGCAGACGCGCCGAACCTGGCGTCCGCCGTGAATATTGGCGCGTTCAACCTTGGCAACGCCATCGGCGCGGCATTGGGTGGCGCCGTCATCGCCGACGGGCTGGGCTACCCGGCTGTCGCCTTCGCGGGAGCGGCGACGTCTGCGCTGGGGCTGGCCGCGATCGTCCTCGTCAGCCGACGCTCCGCGACGCCGGTACCAGCATAG
- a CDS encoding xanthine dehydrogenase family protein molybdopterin-binding subunit yields MSRVQNILVGSVRGALSWVPAQWLPGGTPDPLIGRRGEIGRQAPRVDGEIKVQGLARFSAEVAMDDLCYTALVHATITRGRIRHLDTAAAEAAPGVLLVVTHRNMPRIASPALISMSDLTAIGNSNLPILQDDQVHYNGQIVAAVVAETQEQADHAASLIAIDYDAAPAETRFEDAKADARVIPSLLIERNHVSLGRAERELARGPHKVDNLYRTPWQNHNAIELHALTVAWADDDLTVHDTTQMIAAEAATLAKLFGLKREQVRILSPFVGGGFGGKGFWDHQVVAVAIARMIGRPLRLQLTREGVYRIIGGRSPTEQRVAIGADADGRFTALLHDGWSVMPPYSASPEAYTLGTRAAYRSKSFEILQRHIDLAVVPNTFMRAPGEAVGTFALESAVDELAHALALDPIELRLRNLPDKHPISGAPFSQHAPDRSWRDGAARFGWEHRSQTPGGRRDGEWRIGMGCGSGSFPYMRMPGAAVRLTVRRDGTASLACSGQEMGMGTATVVAQQVADRLGLPLAAVSIEIGDSALPAAPMAGGSGQTVSIAGAILAAAEKLPTELLRLAGNDSPLAGLRAGEIRLGQEGLASAAEPSRHETFASILSRANRDEVSVTASGTAPLEVLKFAMHSTAAIFCELRVSDVTGEVRVDRLLGSFDCGTILNPRTAASQFRGGMIMGLGLALTEETLFDERTGRIMNPTLADYHVPSHMDVPEIDVIWTGIPDPRSPLGARGIGEIGITGVGAAVANAVFNATGKRVRDLPITLDKLL; encoded by the coding sequence ATGAGCCGGGTCCAGAACATCCTCGTCGGCTCGGTGCGCGGCGCGCTCAGCTGGGTGCCGGCGCAGTGGCTGCCCGGTGGCACCCCGGACCCGCTGATCGGGCGGCGCGGCGAGATCGGGCGGCAGGCGCCGCGCGTCGATGGCGAGATCAAGGTACAGGGGCTGGCGCGCTTCTCGGCCGAAGTCGCGATGGACGACCTCTGTTATACCGCACTGGTGCACGCCACGATCACGCGGGGCCGGATCAGGCATCTCGATACGGCGGCGGCGGAAGCGGCACCGGGCGTTCTGCTTGTCGTCACGCATCGCAACATGCCGCGGATCGCCAGCCCGGCGCTGATCTCGATGTCGGACCTGACCGCCATCGGTAACAGCAACCTGCCGATCCTGCAGGACGATCAGGTGCATTATAACGGTCAGATCGTCGCAGCGGTGGTCGCGGAGACGCAGGAGCAGGCCGATCATGCCGCGTCGCTGATCGCGATCGACTATGACGCGGCGCCGGCCGAGACGCGCTTCGAGGACGCCAAGGCGGACGCGCGCGTGATCCCGTCGCTGCTGATCGAGCGCAACCATGTGTCGCTCGGGCGCGCCGAGCGCGAACTGGCCCGCGGGCCGCACAAGGTCGATAACCTCTACCGCACGCCGTGGCAGAACCACAATGCGATCGAGCTGCACGCGCTGACGGTCGCTTGGGCCGACGACGACCTCACCGTCCACGACACCACGCAGATGATCGCGGCGGAGGCGGCGACCTTGGCCAAGCTGTTCGGGCTGAAGCGCGAGCAGGTCCGCATCCTCTCGCCGTTCGTCGGGGGCGGGTTCGGCGGGAAGGGGTTCTGGGATCATCAGGTCGTCGCCGTTGCCATCGCGCGGATGATCGGCCGGCCGCTAAGGCTCCAGCTCACCCGTGAAGGCGTCTACCGGATCATCGGCGGCCGCAGCCCGACCGAGCAGCGCGTCGCCATCGGCGCCGACGCCGACGGCCGTTTCACCGCGTTGCTGCACGACGGCTGGTCAGTGATGCCGCCCTATAGTGCGTCGCCGGAGGCCTATACGCTGGGCACGCGCGCCGCCTACCGCTCGAAGAGTTTCGAGATTCTGCAGCGGCACATCGATCTTGCCGTGGTGCCCAACACGTTCATGCGCGCCCCCGGCGAGGCGGTCGGCACCTTCGCGCTCGAAAGCGCGGTCGACGAACTGGCCCACGCGCTGGCGCTCGATCCGATCGAGCTGCGCCTCCGCAACCTGCCCGACAAACACCCGATCAGCGGTGCGCCCTTCTCGCAGCATGCGCCGGACAGATCGTGGCGCGACGGTGCCGCTCGTTTCGGCTGGGAACACCGCTCGCAAACGCCGGGCGGGCGGCGCGACGGTGAATGGCGGATCGGCATGGGCTGCGGCAGCGGTAGTTTTCCCTACATGCGGATGCCTGGCGCTGCCGTTCGCCTCACGGTTCGCCGCGACGGCACCGCCAGCCTCGCTTGCTCGGGTCAGGAGATGGGAATGGGCACCGCGACCGTGGTGGCGCAGCAGGTGGCCGACCGGCTCGGCCTGCCGCTTGCCGCCGTATCGATCGAGATCGGCGACTCGGCACTGCCAGCCGCGCCGATGGCAGGCGGATCGGGCCAGACCGTCTCGATTGCCGGCGCAATCCTCGCGGCGGCGGAGAAGCTTCCGACCGAGCTGTTGCGCCTGGCCGGCAACGACAGCCCGCTCGCCGGGCTGCGGGCGGGCGAAATCCGCTTGGGGCAGGAGGGGCTCGCCAGCGCCGCGGAGCCGAGCCGGCACGAGACCTTCGCCTCGATCCTGTCGCGCGCCAACCGCGACGAGGTCAGCGTTACCGCCTCGGGAACGGCGCCGCTCGAAGTGCTCAAGTTCGCGATGCACAGCACGGCGGCGATCTTCTGTGAGCTGCGCGTGAGCGACGTGACCGGCGAGGTCAGGGTCGATCGGCTGCTCGGTTCGTTCGATTGCGGCACGATCCTCAATCCGCGCACCGCCGCGAGCCAGTTCCGTGGCGGCATGATCATGGGACTCGGCCTCGCGCTGACCGAAGAAACGCTGTTCGACGAGCGCACCGGCCGGATCATGAACCCGACGCTCGCCGATTATCATGTTCCCTCGCACATGGATGTGCCGGAGATCGACGTGATCTGGACCGGCATCCCTGACCCACGCTCGCCGTTGGGCGCGCGCGGGATCGGCGAGATCGGCATTACGGGCGTGGGAGCTGCAGTGGCGAACGCGGTGTTCAACGCGACCGGTAAGCGCGTGCGTGACCTTCCGATCACGCTCGACAAGCTGCTCTAA
- a CDS encoding FAD binding domain-containing protein: MTPVSYHRVGSAADAVRLGALDGHRLLGGGTNLVDLMRKGVEQPAVLVDVSGLSSLIEEAADGSLVIGAAARNAAVAAHPLVRTRYPMLARAILGGASAQIRNMATVGGNLLQRTRCLYFADAAGSKCNKRVPGSGCDAQGGFTRYHAILGASPSCIATHPSDMAVALAALDARLHLASAAGVRILPLLDFHQLPGDRPDIETILAPGEVIVAIELPLSDVAARSTYRKVRDRASYAFALVSVAAGLALEGDRIVNVRIALGGVAAKPWRALRAEAVLRGGPANAEAFARAAEAEFADAAPLPSNAFKVPLATRTLAAVLTELSGERA, translated from the coding sequence ATGACGCCGGTCTCCTATCACCGCGTCGGCAGCGCGGCAGATGCGGTCCGGCTCGGCGCACTGGATGGCCATCGGCTGCTTGGCGGCGGGACCAACCTGGTCGACCTGATGCGCAAGGGCGTCGAACAGCCGGCGGTGCTGGTGGATGTGTCCGGCCTGTCGTCGCTGATCGAGGAAGCGGCCGACGGCAGCCTTGTCATTGGTGCTGCGGCACGCAACGCCGCCGTCGCTGCGCACCCGTTGGTACGCACACGCTATCCGATGCTGGCGCGAGCAATACTCGGCGGCGCCTCGGCGCAGATCCGCAACATGGCGACGGTCGGTGGCAACCTGCTCCAGCGGACGCGATGCCTGTATTTCGCCGATGCGGCCGGATCGAAGTGCAACAAGCGCGTCCCCGGCAGCGGCTGCGACGCGCAAGGCGGGTTCACCCGCTACCATGCGATCCTGGGCGCATCGCCATCGTGCATCGCGACCCATCCCTCGGATATGGCGGTTGCGCTGGCGGCGCTGGATGCGCGGCTTCATCTGGCGAGCGCCGCTGGTGTGCGCATTCTGCCATTGCTCGATTTCCATCAACTGCCGGGCGATCGCCCTGACATCGAGACGATCCTGGCGCCGGGCGAGGTGATCGTTGCCATAGAATTGCCGCTCTCGGACGTTGCGGCGCGCTCTACGTACCGCAAGGTGCGCGACCGGGCGAGTTACGCCTTTGCCCTCGTATCGGTCGCGGCCGGGCTGGCGCTGGAGGGCGATCGGATCGTCAACGTGCGCATCGCGCTCGGCGGCGTTGCCGCCAAGCCGTGGCGGGCCTTGCGGGCGGAAGCGGTGCTGCGCGGCGGCCCGGCGAACGCCGAGGCGTTCGCGCGTGCGGCCGAGGCAGAGTTCGCCGACGCGGCACCGCTGCCGAGCAATGCCTTCAAGGTACCGTTGGCGACGCGAACGCTGGCGGCGGTGCTGACCGAACTGAGCGGAGAGCGCGCATGA
- a CDS encoding 2Fe-2S iron-sulfur cluster-binding protein, which produces MAIRINGTDVAPPDDARVSLLDLLRDRLHLTGTKVGCNQGACGACTVLLDGERVLSCLTLAAQVDGRAVTTIEGLGADALSPLQVAFLEHDGLQCGYCTPGQICAASAMLDEIEAGVPSYITRDLSGPVTLSRDEVRERMSGNLCRCGAHNGIVDAIMAVAAERAA; this is translated from the coding sequence ATGGCAATCAGGATCAACGGAACCGACGTCGCACCGCCGGATGACGCGCGCGTGTCGCTCCTCGACCTGCTTCGCGACCGGCTGCACCTGACGGGCACCAAGGTCGGCTGCAATCAGGGCGCGTGCGGCGCGTGCACCGTTTTGCTCGACGGGGAGCGGGTCCTATCTTGCCTGACGCTCGCCGCACAGGTCGACGGCCGCGCAGTGACCACGATCGAGGGGCTCGGCGCCGACGCACTGAGCCCGCTTCAGGTGGCGTTTCTGGAGCATGACGGCCTGCAATGCGGCTATTGCACACCGGGCCAGATCTGTGCGGCATCGGCGATGCTGGACGAGATCGAGGCAGGCGTGCCGAGCTACATCACGCGCGATCTGTCGGGACCGGTCACCTTGTCGCGCGACGAGGTGCGCGAGCGGATGAGCGGCAATCTGTGTCGATGTGGTGCGCATAACGGTATCGTCGACGCGATCATGGCCGTCGCTGCGGAGCGTGCGGCATGA
- a CDS encoding MarR family winged helix-turn-helix transcriptional regulator, which produces MTMPTDEELAALGEAFDLFTRRYKLAEALGPEKPLNELDKQLLFYVAKHPGCGPSDAARFIGVANTTISSATDRLAKRDLLERHRPEGDRRAVALRLTATGQQRVSTMAAMYGELHRRMLEPLDPAERQQLIAMMAKIISYDA; this is translated from the coding sequence ATGACGATGCCCACCGATGAAGAACTCGCAGCGCTGGGTGAGGCGTTCGACCTGTTCACGCGCCGCTACAAGCTGGCGGAGGCGCTCGGGCCGGAAAAGCCGCTCAACGAGCTGGACAAGCAATTGCTGTTCTATGTCGCCAAGCATCCCGGTTGCGGGCCAAGCGATGCAGCGCGCTTTATCGGCGTCGCGAACACGACGATATCGTCGGCGACCGATCGTCTCGCCAAGCGCGACCTGCTTGAGCGACATCGTCCGGAAGGTGATCGGCGCGCGGTCGCGTTGCGATTGACGGCGACCGGACAGCAGCGCGTGAGCACGATGGCGGCGATGTACGGCGAGCTACACCGGCGCATGCTGGAGCCCTTGGATCCAGCAGAGCGCCAGCAGCTTATCGCCATGATGGCCAAGATCATTTCCTACGATGCTTGA
- a CDS encoding MFS transporter has protein sequence MTGLARSYLFAHFGKSLMWHGGNIAFAFFLTEICGQSPGAMGWLLATSSIINAVADGVIGTALAGRITDGASASRQQLAGAIGAGIAFAAFCATGLVSGPVRFGYAMCSLFAFRIAYATMDVPQNALVAYLPVNTGQQEQLITARMMTGYAAQVATAALISSLLWESSSSDALYFALAGSTIGMLAIVTAFAFRRCWRNGKGVRKASLAPVTAEPVSSFVRLLIASGVFAFASTFVLRAQTYIAAYGPGVDQGVSTSVFVPVAMAIGGLVGQPLWAMLCRRRGVLSTLRIASAALIGGALLFGASASAGSVCIALATALFGAALGGTSFALWALLARGARDGRAAMRFGIFTCTSKFAQALSAVALGAALTGVDYRAAVAAGANLWSISVIAAMGLGAALLLFEVRLPVPRRGSSV, from the coding sequence GTGACGGGACTCGCTCGATCTTATCTCTTCGCCCATTTCGGCAAGAGCCTGATGTGGCACGGCGGCAACATCGCATTCGCATTCTTTCTCACCGAGATCTGCGGGCAGTCGCCTGGCGCCATGGGCTGGCTGCTGGCGACGTCCTCGATCATCAATGCGGTGGCAGATGGGGTGATCGGGACTGCGCTCGCTGGACGGATAACGGATGGCGCATCGGCCAGCCGACAGCAATTGGCGGGAGCAATCGGCGCCGGCATCGCCTTCGCCGCGTTCTGCGCGACGGGCCTGGTTAGCGGACCCGTCCGCTTCGGTTATGCCATGTGCAGCTTGTTTGCGTTTCGGATCGCCTATGCGACCATGGACGTTCCGCAGAATGCGCTGGTCGCATATTTGCCGGTGAATACCGGGCAGCAGGAGCAACTCATTACGGCGCGGATGATGACTGGCTATGCCGCACAGGTGGCCACCGCGGCACTGATCAGCAGCCTGTTGTGGGAAAGCTCGTCCTCCGATGCGCTCTATTTCGCGTTGGCGGGCAGCACGATCGGCATGTTGGCGATCGTAACGGCTTTCGCCTTTCGCAGATGCTGGAGGAATGGGAAAGGCGTGCGAAAGGCGTCGCTTGCTCCCGTCACGGCAGAGCCGGTGTCGAGTTTTGTCCGGCTGTTGATCGCCTCGGGCGTCTTTGCCTTCGCCTCGACGTTCGTGTTGCGAGCACAGACCTATATCGCCGCTTACGGACCGGGCGTAGACCAGGGCGTCAGCACAAGCGTGTTCGTTCCCGTCGCGATGGCGATCGGCGGTCTGGTCGGGCAGCCGCTATGGGCGATGCTGTGCCGCCGCCGTGGCGTTTTGTCGACGCTGCGGATCGCGAGCGCAGCACTGATCGGCGGGGCGCTGCTGTTCGGCGCATCGGCGTCGGCGGGAAGTGTTTGCATCGCACTCGCCACAGCATTGTTCGGCGCGGCCCTAGGCGGCACGAGCTTCGCGCTGTGGGCGCTGCTGGCGCGCGGCGCACGCGATGGGCGTGCCGCGATGCGGTTCGGCATCTTCACCTGCACCAGCAAGTTCGCTCAAGCGCTGTCTGCGGTGGCGCTTGGCGCGGCACTGACGGGAGTAGATTACCGGGCCGCCGTTGCGGCGGGCGCGAACCTCTGGTCGATCTCGGTCATCGCGGCAATGGGGCTCGGCGCCGCCCTGCTACTGTTCGAGGTGCGGCTGCCCGTGCCTAGAAGAGGTAGCTCCGTCTGA
- a CDS encoding ROK family protein: MASVTQRERLILSAVRQAGPISRSRLIRETGLSGTAIFRGTEDLAGRGLIEVGGPVAEGRGQPSAVVQVRANAMASAGLSVMTDRAEATLVDFTGTVRAMRDLSIPGMARDAILDSFADFIDEEMAVAGIARDRLVGVGLAVAGFFVERATVNPGLELDDWALVDLESIAGEKLSAPVIVENLASASALGERLLGAGARFANYAYVDIAAGFGAGIVIDGELVRGGHGNAGEVTGLFKLAGLPTPNLASLRETLAGHGVDTDSIADLISRYDDQWRGLDAWIAQHAGSFSLLAASLHYVLDCDAIIIGGRTPRGLAERIVGSIRWPEATRPARRGRSTALPVILAAELPAQAATIGAGVLPLRRSYLF; the protein is encoded by the coding sequence ATGGCCAGCGTCACGCAGCGCGAGCGACTTATCCTGTCGGCAGTGCGTCAGGCCGGACCGATCTCGCGGTCGCGGCTGATCCGGGAAACCGGGCTGTCGGGTACGGCGATCTTCCGTGGCACCGAGGACCTTGCCGGCCGCGGGTTGATCGAGGTCGGCGGGCCGGTTGCCGAAGGACGGGGGCAGCCCAGCGCGGTGGTGCAGGTGCGCGCCAATGCCATGGCCTCGGCCGGTCTATCGGTAATGACCGACCGCGCCGAAGCGACCTTGGTCGATTTCACCGGCACGGTACGCGCAATGCGCGATCTGAGCATCCCCGGCATGGCGCGCGACGCGATCCTCGACAGCTTTGCCGACTTTATCGACGAGGAGATGGCCGTCGCTGGCATCGCACGCGATCGTCTGGTCGGGGTAGGGCTGGCAGTAGCCGGTTTCTTTGTCGAGCGGGCGACCGTCAATCCGGGACTGGAACTCGACGACTGGGCGTTGGTCGATCTCGAAAGTATCGCCGGCGAGAAGCTAAGTGCGCCGGTGATCGTCGAGAACCTGGCCAGCGCATCGGCGCTGGGCGAGCGGTTGCTCGGTGCGGGCGCGCGTTTTGCCAATTACGCCTATGTCGATATCGCCGCAGGATTCGGTGCCGGCATCGTCATCGATGGCGAGTTGGTGCGTGGCGGCCACGGCAATGCCGGGGAAGTAACCGGCTTGTTCAAGCTGGCCGGTCTACCGACGCCCAATCTAGCGAGCCTGCGCGAGACGCTGGCGGGGCATGGCGTCGATACTGACAGCATCGCCGACCTGATCTCGCGGTATGACGACCAATGGCGCGGCCTAGACGCCTGGATCGCGCAACATGCCGGCAGCTTCTCGTTATTGGCGGCGTCGCTGCATTACGTGCTCGATTGCGATGCGATCATCATCGGCGGGCGCACGCCGCGCGGGCTGGCGGAGCGCATCGTTGGCTCGATCCGCTGGCCGGAGGCAACCCGCCCGGCACGCCGCGGGCGATCTACTGCGCTGCCGGTGATCCTGGCCGCCGAACTGCCCGCGCAAGCGGCGACGATCGGTGCTGGCGTGCTGCCGCTCAGACGGAGCTACCTCTTCTAG